From Magnetospirillum sp. WYHS-4, the proteins below share one genomic window:
- a CDS encoding glycosyl transferase family protein, translating into MTEEHPFAQYVRIIGKGPHLSRPLTEEEMADAARMIMSGRVEPVQLGAFLCLLRVRTEEPEEGAGFTRAVREFFDVPADKPPVDLDWPTYAGKARQLPWFILSALLLAKGGVRVLMHGTEGHTAGRIYAREALEFLGVPVAGSLKEAADHIRRHNFGFVSLRDFSPRLQEIMDLKPILGLRSPVNTFARMLNPMGAPYQVHGTFHPAYRDIHRESARLLGQPHMAVFKGDGGEVERRPTKPVEVMALHGGEAVEEEWSAILPEDTEAPEGGLDPARLAALWRGDFSDAYAEATVYGTAAIVLRVMGKADSPAAALVAAKRLWEGRDRGRIVG; encoded by the coding sequence ATGACTGAAGAACACCCGTTCGCCCAATATGTCCGGATCATCGGCAAGGGGCCGCACCTGTCGCGGCCCTTGACCGAAGAAGAGATGGCGGATGCCGCCCGCATGATCATGAGCGGTCGCGTCGAGCCCGTGCAACTCGGCGCTTTTCTTTGCCTGCTGCGGGTGCGCACCGAGGAACCCGAGGAAGGCGCCGGGTTCACCCGTGCCGTGCGCGAGTTCTTCGACGTCCCCGCCGACAAGCCCCCCGTCGATCTGGACTGGCCCACCTATGCCGGCAAGGCCCGCCAGCTTCCCTGGTTCATCCTGTCGGCGCTGCTGTTGGCCAAGGGCGGCGTCCGCGTCCTGATGCACGGCACCGAAGGTCACACCGCCGGCCGCATCTATGCCCGTGAGGCCCTCGAATTCCTGGGCGTGCCGGTGGCCGGATCGCTGAAGGAAGCGGCCGACCACATCCGCCGCCACAACTTCGGTTTCGTGTCCCTGAGGGACTTCTCGCCGCGCCTGCAGGAGATCATGGACCTCAAGCCCATCCTGGGTCTGCGCTCGCCGGTCAATACCTTCGCCCGCATGCTTAATCCCATGGGCGCGCCCTATCAGGTGCACGGCACCTTCCATCCCGCCTACCGCGACATCCACCGCGAATCCGCCCGCCTGCTGGGCCAGCCCCACATGGCGGTGTTCAAGGGCGATGGCGGCGAGGTCGAACGCCGGCCCACCAAGCCGGTCGAGGTGATGGCGCTGCACGGCGGCGAGGCCGTCGAGGAGGAATGGTCCGCCATTCTGCCCGAGGATACCGAGGCCCCCGAAGGCGGACTCGATCCGGCCCGCCTTGCCGCCTTGTGGCGTGGCGATTTCTCCGATGCCTATGCCGAGGCCACCGTCTACGGGACTGCGGCCATCGTCCTTCGGGTCATGGGCAAGGCCGACAGCCCGGCTGCCGCCCTGGTGGCCGCCAAGCGACTCTGGGAGGGCCGCGACCGCGGTCGCATCGTCGGCTAG
- a CDS encoding respiratory nitrate reductase subunit gamma, with the protein MSTLTVVFALLFYVATVILVGGLAFKIAQYWKTPAPLKIPTTPAPLTQGGAALRVMREVLLFESLFNSNKWIWLLGALFHASLALVVMRHLRYFQEPVWFWVHLVQPFGAYGGFAMVVGLFGLWYRRIGIERIRYISNPSDHLMLLLLVGIGFSGLMMRFVARTDIISVKAFFLGLMRFDWRPLPDDPFLIIHLTLVALLMVVFPFSKLLHAPGVFFSPTRNQADDARERRHVAPWAASKDAERPA; encoded by the coding sequence ATGTCGACGCTGACGGTAGTGTTTGCCCTATTGTTCTACGTTGCGACCGTGATTCTGGTCGGTGGTTTGGCGTTCAAGATCGCCCAATACTGGAAGACGCCCGCGCCGCTCAAGATTCCCACCACGCCCGCCCCCCTGACCCAGGGCGGCGCCGCCCTGCGGGTGATGCGCGAGGTCCTGCTGTTCGAAAGCCTGTTCAACTCCAACAAGTGGATATGGCTGCTGGGCGCCCTGTTCCATGCCTCGCTGGCTCTGGTCGTGATGCGTCACCTGCGCTATTTCCAGGAGCCCGTGTGGTTCTGGGTGCACTTGGTTCAGCCTTTCGGCGCCTACGGCGGTTTCGCCATGGTGGTTGGCCTGTTCGGCCTCTGGTACCGCCGCATCGGCATCGAGCGCATCCGCTACATCTCCAATCCCTCGGACCATCTGATGCTGCTTCTGCTGGTCGGCATTGGGTTCAGCGGGCTGATGATGCGCTTCGTGGCTCGCACCGACATCATTTCCGTCAAGGCCTTCTTCCTGGGCCTGATGCGGTTCGACTGGCGTCCGCTGCCCGACGACCCGTTCCTGATCATTCATCTGACCCTGGTGGCGCTGCTGATGGTGGTGTTTCCCTTCAGCAAGCTTCTCCACGCGCCGGGCGTCTTCTTCAGCCCGACCCGCAACCAAGCCGACGATGCCCGCGAACGCCGTCACGTGGCGCCCTGGGCGGCGTCCAAGGATGCCGAACGCCCAGCCTGA
- the cobA gene encoding uroporphyrinogen-III C-methyltransferase: MSKAATVHIVGAGPGDPELLTLKARRLIAEAEAVVYDLLVSQPILDLIPAGTTRIFAGKAARNHHMPQGEINDLLVSLARAGRQVVRLKGGDPFVFGRGSEEAAHLAAHGVPFEIVPGITASQGCSAYAGIPLTHRGLAQGVHFVTGHCQEGRELELNWRSLADPDTTLVIYMGLTNLQRIVDELLTAGLPAATPAAAIRNGTMPEQETLLTTLGGLPDCVKKAGLKSPTLLVIGKVTALARDLGWRGKPRECDG, translated from the coding sequence GTGAGCAAAGCAGCCACCGTCCATATCGTCGGCGCCGGTCCTGGAGATCCGGAACTGCTGACCCTGAAGGCCAGGCGCCTGATCGCCGAGGCCGAGGCGGTGGTCTACGACCTGCTGGTCTCCCAACCCATCTTGGACCTGATCCCGGCCGGGACGACGCGCATCTTCGCCGGCAAGGCGGCCCGCAACCACCATATGCCGCAGGGCGAGATCAACGACCTGCTGGTCAGCTTGGCCCGCGCCGGGCGTCAGGTGGTGCGGCTCAAGGGCGGCGATCCCTTCGTCTTCGGGCGCGGCAGCGAGGAGGCGGCGCACTTGGCGGCTCACGGCGTCCCCTTCGAAATCGTTCCCGGCATCACCGCGTCCCAGGGCTGTTCGGCTTACGCGGGCATTCCCTTGACCCACCGGGGGCTGGCCCAAGGCGTCCACTTCGTCACCGGCCATTGCCAGGAAGGGCGCGAACTGGAATTGAACTGGCGGAGCCTGGCCGACCCCGACACCACCCTGGTGATCTACATGGGGCTGACCAACCTGCAGCGCATCGTCGACGAGTTGCTGACCGCTGGCCTGCCGGCCGCCACGCCGGCCGCCGCCATCCGCAACGGCACCATGCCGGAACAGGAAACCCTGCTCACCACCTTGGGCGGCCTGCCCGACTGCGTGAAGAAGGCGGGCCTGAAGTCGCCCACCCTGCTGGTCATCGGCAAGGTGACGGCCCTGGCCCGCGACCTGGGCTGGCGCGGCAAGCCCCGGGAGTGCGATGGCTGA
- the nrfD gene encoding polysulfide reductase NrfD, which yields MAKEIAFREIEGKSVGYYVLFGLFGLLVLGALAASWYMEHQGHWVTGMSNQVVWGVPHVFAVFLIVAASGALNVASISSVFEVKDYKPLAPLSALLSIALLTGGLAVLVLDLGRPDRLVVAMTSYNFKSIFAWNIYLYTGFFAVVGIYTWVMMDERFVQYKTLAGFFAMLWRIILTTGTGSIFGFLVARQAYDEALYPPMFIIMSFAYGLAIYLLVIMAVYHGTGRPLGDYLVCRMRNLLKVFVGAVLYFTIVQHLTNLYATEHHGVEKFILLDGGPCTALFWIGQILIGGLAPLAILFSKQTTSRRWTAIAASMIVFGGICQVYVIIIGGQTYPLVLFPGMEVSSTFYDGVIFRYLNSFPELALGLGGIGLVFAIVMLAVRVLPFLPLSLEDQYIDPDYVARKKATGEGITQKCGAPVS from the coding sequence ATGGCGAAGGAAATCGCATTCCGCGAGATCGAAGGAAAGAGCGTCGGATATTACGTTCTTTTCGGCTTGTTCGGCCTGCTCGTCCTGGGGGCGCTGGCCGCCTCCTGGTACATGGAACACCAGGGCCATTGGGTGACCGGAATGAGCAACCAGGTCGTCTGGGGCGTGCCGCACGTATTCGCCGTCTTTCTCATCGTCGCGGCCTCCGGAGCGCTGAACGTGGCTTCCATTTCCTCGGTCTTCGAGGTGAAGGACTACAAGCCGCTCGCCCCCTTGTCCGCCCTGCTGTCCATCGCGCTGCTGACCGGCGGCTTGGCGGTACTGGTACTCGATCTGGGGCGGCCGGACCGTCTGGTCGTCGCCATGACCAGCTACAACTTCAAATCAATATTCGCCTGGAACATCTACCTCTATACCGGGTTCTTCGCGGTGGTCGGCATCTACACGTGGGTGATGATGGACGAACGCTTCGTCCAGTACAAAACCCTGGCCGGCTTCTTCGCCATGCTCTGGCGCATCATCCTGACCACGGGTACCGGCTCCATCTTCGGCTTTCTGGTCGCCCGCCAGGCTTACGACGAGGCGCTCTATCCGCCGATGTTCATCATCATGTCCTTCGCCTATGGTCTGGCCATCTACCTGCTGGTCATCATGGCCGTCTACCACGGTACCGGGCGCCCTCTGGGCGACTATCTGGTTTGCCGCATGCGCAACCTGCTGAAGGTCTTCGTCGGCGCGGTGCTGTATTTCACCATCGTCCAGCACCTGACCAACCTCTACGCCACCGAACACCACGGCGTGGAAAAGTTCATCTTGCTGGATGGCGGGCCCTGCACGGCTCTGTTCTGGATCGGCCAGATCCTGATCGGCGGCTTGGCGCCGCTGGCCATCCTGTTCAGCAAGCAAACCACCTCGCGCCGCTGGACCGCCATCGCCGCGTCGATGATCGTCTTCGGCGGCATCTGCCAAGTCTACGTGATCATCATTGGCGGCCAGACCTATCCGTTGGTGCTGTTCCCGGGCATGGAGGTCTCCAGCACCTTCTACGACGGCGTCATCTTCCGCTATCTCAACAGCTTCCCCGAACTGGCCCTGGGCCTGGGCGGAATCGGCTTGGTGTTCGCCATCGTCATGCTCGCGGTGCGGGTTCTGCCTTTCCTGCCGCTCAGCCTGGAAGACCAGTATATCGATCCCGACTACGTGGCCCGCAAGAAGGCCACCGGCGAGGGGATCACGCAAAAATGTGGTGCTCCGGTTTCCTGA
- a CDS encoding BrnT family toxin yields the protein MRIACDPEKDSGNLSKHGVSLAFGAEVLADADRLDILDVRFDYAEKRFVTYGQVEGRVWVCVFSLRGEVHRIISVRKANERETRRYRETPR from the coding sequence ATGCGGATCGCTTGTGACCCCGAAAAGGATTCCGGGAACCTGAGCAAGCACGGCGTATCCCTGGCCTTTGGGGCGGAAGTGCTCGCCGACGCCGACAGGTTGGACATTCTGGACGTGCGATTCGACTACGCCGAGAAGCGTTTCGTCACCTACGGCCAAGTCGAGGGGCGCGTCTGGGTCTGTGTGTTCTCCCTGCGCGGCGAGGTCCATCGCATCATCAGCGTGAGGAAGGCCAATGAACGCGAAACACGACGCTACCGGGAAACCCCGCGGTGA
- a CDS encoding (Fe-S)-binding protein produces MAKSDFEVPELTKSIELPSLKPGAMAHLKSFVAQPAHQEPLGFPGELVDNWEQKAVDKLRELLGKFRSLQVYLDACVRCGACTDKCHYFLGTGDPMNMPVARQDLLRSVYRKYFTPAGKIAPTLVGAKPMNKQMLDDWYTYFHQCSQCRRCSVFCPYGIDTAEISMAAREIMDHIGHGQKYTNEIIGKVHKIGNNLGLPGPALASTLEGLEEDVLEETGADVKFPIDVEGADILLVTPSADFFAEPHTQSLIGYAKVFHQAGMSWTLSTHATEAANFAMFIGSYDQMHKIANRIRKAARDLGVKRIVFGECGHAWRVAYSFLNTLAGPWDFLDPKYPVPQHICEVTYDLIKRGALTLDKSANDHMTLTYHDSCNVARGSRMGDMPGGQMMIPREVIKAVCGKYVDMDPNTIGEKTFCCGGGGGLLTDDLMELRVKGAMPRMQALNAVKESEGVTHMASICAICKAQFTKILPYYEFDMEAVVGVHQLVSNAIVLGTKE; encoded by the coding sequence GTGGCCAAGTCCGATTTCGAAGTCCCGGAACTCACCAAGTCGATCGAGTTGCCCAGCCTGAAGCCGGGCGCCATGGCCCACTTGAAATCCTTCGTCGCCCAGCCGGCTCACCAGGAGCCGCTCGGCTTTCCCGGAGAACTCGTCGACAATTGGGAGCAGAAGGCGGTCGACAAGCTGCGCGAGCTGTTGGGCAAGTTCCGGTCCCTCCAGGTCTATCTGGATGCCTGCGTGCGTTGCGGCGCTTGTACCGACAAATGCCACTACTTCCTGGGTACCGGCGATCCGATGAACATGCCGGTCGCCCGCCAGGACCTGCTGCGTTCGGTCTATCGCAAGTACTTCACCCCGGCCGGCAAGATCGCCCCCACCCTGGTCGGCGCCAAGCCGATGAACAAGCAGATGCTGGACGACTGGTATACCTATTTCCACCAGTGTTCGCAGTGTCGCCGTTGTTCCGTGTTTTGCCCCTACGGCATCGACACGGCTGAAATTTCCATGGCTGCCCGCGAGATCATGGACCATATCGGCCACGGCCAGAAGTACACCAACGAAATCATCGGCAAGGTCCACAAGATCGGCAACAACCTGGGCCTGCCGGGTCCGGCTCTCGCATCGACCCTGGAAGGGCTGGAAGAGGACGTGCTGGAGGAGACGGGCGCCGACGTCAAGTTCCCCATCGACGTCGAAGGCGCCGATATCCTGCTGGTCACGCCCTCGGCCGACTTCTTCGCCGAGCCCCATACCCAGAGCTTGATCGGCTACGCCAAGGTTTTCCACCAGGCCGGCATGTCCTGGACGCTTTCCACCCACGCCACCGAGGCGGCCAACTTCGCCATGTTCATCGGGTCCTACGACCAGATGCACAAGATCGCCAACCGCATCCGCAAGGCGGCCCGGGACCTGGGCGTCAAGCGCATCGTGTTCGGCGAATGCGGCCATGCCTGGCGTGTCGCCTACAGTTTCCTCAACACTTTGGCCGGCCCCTGGGATTTCCTCGATCCGAAGTATCCGGTGCCGCAGCATATCTGCGAGGTCACCTACGACCTGATCAAGCGCGGCGCGTTGACGCTGGACAAGAGCGCCAACGACCACATGACGTTGACCTATCACGATTCCTGCAACGTCGCCCGGGGTTCGCGCATGGGCGATATGCCGGGCGGGCAGATGATGATCCCGCGCGAGGTCATCAAGGCGGTCTGCGGCAAGTACGTCGACATGGACCCTAATACCATCGGCGAAAAGACCTTCTGCTGCGGCGGTGGCGGCGGCCTGCTCACCGACGACCTGATGGAACTGCGCGTCAAGGGCGCCATGCCCCGCATGCAGGCCCTGAATGCGGTGAAGGAGAGCGAGGGCGTGACCCACATGGCCTCCATCTGCGCCATCTGCAAGGCCCAGTTCACCAAGATCCTGCCGTACTACGAATTCGACATGGAGGCGGTGGTCGGCGTTCACCAGTTGGTCAGCAACGCCATCGTGCTCGGTACCAAGGAGTAG
- a CDS encoding Hdr-like menaquinol oxidoreductase cytochrome c subunit — translation MRRSFRFIAILAAALAAAVLVASLPAMAGEGRVPMPELWKGKGDKCLEPTDVMRRYHMNYLKHQREDTLYRGIRGTKYSMKTCIECHAVADPNNKVDQSRSVEHFCYQCHQYAAVWIDCFECHAHKLPDENAQGGAAK, via the coding sequence ATGAGGCGGAGTTTCAGGTTCATTGCCATCCTTGCGGCGGCCCTGGCGGCCGCGGTGCTCGTCGCTTCCCTGCCGGCCATGGCCGGCGAGGGCCGCGTGCCCATGCCGGAACTGTGGAAGGGCAAGGGTGACAAGTGCCTGGAACCCACGGACGTCATGCGCCGCTACCATATGAACTACCTCAAGCACCAGCGCGAGGACACGCTGTATCGCGGTATCCGCGGCACGAAGTACAGCATGAAGACCTGCATCGAATGCCATGCGGTTGCCGATCCCAACAACAAGGTCGACCAGAGCCGTAGCGTCGAGCACTTCTGCTACCAGTGCCACCAGTACGCCGCGGTCTGGATCGACTGCTTCGAATGTCATGCCCACAAGCTGCCCGACGAAAACGCCCAGGGGGGCGCCGCGAAATGA
- a CDS encoding cobyrinate a,c-diamide synthase, with amino-acid sequence MAHVLISAAHKSSGKTTVTVGLCRALGRRGLKVQPFKKGPDYIDPMWLGMAAGRPCHNLDFYTMTRPEILATFSRQAWGADLSLVEGNKGLYDGLDLEGSNSNAALAALLGAPVVLVIDARGMTRGIAPLILGYQAFDPGVNIAGVILNKIGGSRHETKLRAIIEHYTDVPVLGAVHHDSDLEIAERHLGLVPSNESGDARSQVERLADTVARQVDLDRLLEVARRAVPLTAAPVPRPAPSQPEVRIGIARDSAFGFYYPGDLEALEAAGARLVPFDTMTAPGLPEVDGLFIGGGFPETHMAALEANVPLREAIRAAIAGGLPTYAECGGLMYLARSLTWQGVTCEMAGAIPGDVVMHKAPQGRGYVRLKETGANPWPALGAGAGGAGTVIPAHEFHYSSLENLEGDPIFAYEVLRGTGIDGRHDGLVLGNLLASYAHLRHVEGNRWAQRFVAFVRAARDRARAGKDRRAG; translated from the coding sequence GTGGCCCATGTCCTGATCTCGGCCGCCCACAAGTCCTCCGGCAAGACGACGGTGACCGTCGGCCTCTGCCGGGCGTTGGGACGCCGGGGCCTCAAGGTCCAGCCGTTCAAGAAGGGGCCCGACTACATCGATCCCATGTGGCTGGGCATGGCCGCCGGCCGGCCCTGCCACAACCTCGACTTCTACACCATGACCCGGCCGGAGATCCTGGCCACCTTCTCGCGCCAGGCCTGGGGGGCCGACCTATCCCTGGTCGAAGGCAACAAGGGTCTCTACGATGGCCTCGACCTGGAAGGCAGCAACAGCAATGCCGCCTTGGCGGCCCTGCTGGGGGCGCCGGTAGTGTTGGTCATCGACGCCCGCGGCATGACCCGCGGCATCGCGCCCCTGATCCTCGGCTACCAAGCCTTCGATCCCGGCGTGAACATCGCCGGCGTCATCCTCAACAAGATCGGCGGCAGCCGCCACGAAACCAAGCTACGGGCAATCATCGAACACTACACGGACGTTCCGGTCCTGGGCGCCGTCCACCACGATTCGGACCTGGAAATCGCCGAGCGTCACTTGGGCTTGGTGCCCAGCAACGAATCCGGCGATGCCCGCAGCCAGGTGGAGCGCCTTGCCGACACCGTGGCGCGCCAAGTCGACCTGGACCGCCTGCTGGAAGTCGCCCGCCGGGCGGTGCCTCTCACCGCCGCTCCGGTACCGCGCCCGGCCCCCTCCCAGCCCGAGGTCAGGATCGGCATCGCCCGCGATTCCGCCTTCGGCTTCTACTATCCGGGAGACCTGGAGGCACTGGAGGCCGCCGGAGCCCGCCTGGTGCCCTTCGATACCATGACCGCCCCCGGTCTGCCCGAGGTGGATGGGCTGTTCATCGGCGGCGGTTTTCCGGAAACCCACATGGCGGCGCTGGAAGCGAACGTGCCGTTGCGCGAGGCCATCCGGGCCGCCATCGCGGGCGGCCTGCCCACCTATGCCGAGTGCGGGGGCCTGATGTATCTGGCGCGCAGCCTGACCTGGCAGGGGGTGACTTGCGAGATGGCGGGCGCCATTCCCGGTGACGTGGTCATGCACAAGGCGCCCCAGGGGCGGGGCTACGTGCGGCTGAAGGAGACCGGCGCCAATCCCTGGCCGGCCCTGGGCGCCGGGGCAGGGGGGGCGGGCACCGTCATCCCGGCGCACGAATTCCATTACTCCAGCCTGGAAAACCTTGAAGGCGATCCCATCTTCGCTTACGAGGTGCTGCGCGGCACCGGCATCGACGGCCGTCACGACGGCCTGGTGCTGGGCAACCTGCTGGCCAGCTACGCCCATCTGCGCCATGTGGAGGGCAATCGCTGGGCGCAGCGCTTCGTGGCCTTCGTGCGTGCCGCCCGGGACCGGGCGCGCGCCGGAAAAGACAGGAGAGCCGGGTGA
- a CDS encoding 4Fe-4S dicluster domain-containing protein, producing MTDTLDRAKEPEMDFDVARRRFLSGGAALGTLALAPGVTLFAFPAEAKPAHEATSGSVRWGLLVDITKCEPECNTCVKACKAENGWHGFDRPKTDVQWIRKVNVRDPKSGRKFSLPIMCQHCTAPTCVDVCPTGASFKRVDGVVLVDKHLCIGCRYCMMACPYKARSFVHEAIDDQKPHAPRGKGTVDACTLCVHRIDQGRIPACAEACLKDGHGAILFGDLNDPTSEIHKRVATIATTQIRADLGLDPGVRYHGI from the coding sequence ATGACCGACACCCTTGATCGAGCCAAGGAGCCGGAGATGGACTTCGATGTTGCACGCCGCCGTTTCCTTTCGGGAGGTGCCGCCCTCGGCACTCTGGCGCTCGCGCCCGGAGTGACCCTGTTCGCCTTCCCGGCCGAGGCCAAGCCGGCCCACGAGGCCACCAGCGGCAGTGTCCGCTGGGGCCTGCTGGTCGACATCACCAAGTGCGAACCCGAATGCAATACCTGCGTCAAGGCCTGCAAGGCCGAGAACGGCTGGCACGGCTTCGACCGGCCGAAGACCGACGTGCAGTGGATCCGCAAGGTCAACGTCCGCGACCCCAAGTCCGGCCGCAAGTTCTCGCTGCCCATCATGTGCCAGCATTGCACTGCCCCGACCTGCGTGGACGTCTGCCCGACCGGCGCCTCGTTCAAGCGTGTGGATGGCGTGGTCCTGGTCGACAAGCACCTGTGCATCGGCTGCCGCTATTGCATGATGGCCTGCCCCTACAAGGCGCGGTCCTTCGTGCACGAAGCCATCGACGACCAGAAGCCCCACGCTCCGCGCGGCAAGGGCACGGTCGATGCCTGCACGCTCTGCGTCCACCGCATCGACCAGGGCCGTATCCCGGCCTGTGCCGAGGCCTGCCTGAAGGACGGCCATGGCGCCATTCTGTTCGGCGACCTCAACGACCCGACGAGCGAGATCCACAAGCGCGTGGCCACCATCGCCACCACCCAAATCCGGGCGGACCTGGGCCTCGACCCCGGCGTCCGCTACCACGGCATCTGA
- a CDS encoding NAD(P)-binding protein, whose protein sequence is MAVMNESAFTYRRFRNGESPNDTDWTSEQVTSGESLRCPTYLLRTPPCQATCPSGHDVRGWLNIVRGLDKPTDKNMSWQEYAFRRMTKANPFPALMGRVCPAPCEGKCNRNNVEDHVGINSIEHYIGNWALEHGLKFAKPAVETGRRVAVVGGGPAGLSAAYQLRLKGHAVTLFESKAKLGGMLQYGLSTHRCPREVVDAEIARILELGIAVRTNTRVGTDVSIADLERDFDAVFWGIGAWKGKPLANPGFKESPNCVDGITFIQAANEGRLKYLAGRVLIIGGGDTAMDCAAVARRLGCAKTVPAGQRPEDVIAGMAVHAETPADLGPSDVVIVYRRPIAMAPAGQEEIACVREEGVEIRDALAPVEVVRGADGRATALRVIATDWSTGKMVEKPGTEQDIECSLIVAATGQGSDFAGIEAIDTSGKGWTEADLVYRVKGRKSHFAGGDMVNPELLTTAIGHGWKAADAIDHYLNGIERDKPPRVQVKTFDLLDQLTRAGLGPSDYDHAQTWGTDGARFAVHNIEDRASSNIVPVEDLFLGYFKTKSRHLRRHRHVDAASIVGDHRERLQALTEEDAVAEADRCMSCGLCLECDTCMIYCPQTAVSRVKSSEKTMGRYVTTDYAKCVGCEICVDVCPTGYIQMGLGE, encoded by the coding sequence ATGGCTGTCATGAACGAGTCGGCATTTACATACAGGCGCTTCAGGAACGGCGAGAGCCCCAACGATACGGACTGGACCTCGGAACAGGTCACGTCCGGCGAATCCCTGCGTTGCCCGACCTACCTCCTTCGCACGCCTCCCTGCCAGGCGACCTGTCCGTCGGGGCACGATGTGCGCGGCTGGCTGAACATCGTGCGGGGGCTCGACAAGCCCACCGACAAGAATATGTCCTGGCAGGAATACGCCTTCCGGCGCATGACGAAGGCGAATCCCTTTCCCGCGCTGATGGGCCGCGTTTGCCCGGCGCCTTGCGAAGGCAAGTGCAATCGCAACAATGTGGAAGACCACGTCGGCATCAATTCCATCGAGCACTACATCGGCAACTGGGCGCTGGAGCACGGCCTCAAGTTCGCCAAGCCGGCGGTCGAGACCGGGCGCCGCGTCGCCGTGGTCGGCGGCGGCCCTGCCGGCCTGTCGGCCGCCTACCAATTGCGGCTGAAGGGGCATGCGGTCACGCTGTTCGAAAGCAAGGCAAAGCTCGGCGGCATGCTCCAGTACGGCCTGTCCACCCATCGCTGCCCGCGCGAGGTGGTGGACGCCGAAATCGCCCGCATCCTCGAACTGGGCATCGCGGTGCGCACCAACACCCGGGTCGGCACCGACGTTTCCATCGCCGACCTGGAACGGGACTTCGATGCCGTGTTCTGGGGGATCGGTGCCTGGAAGGGCAAGCCGCTGGCCAATCCCGGCTTCAAGGAAAGCCCCAACTGCGTCGACGGCATCACCTTCATCCAGGCGGCCAACGAGGGCCGGCTCAAATACCTGGCGGGTCGCGTTCTGATTATCGGCGGCGGCGACACCGCCATGGACTGCGCCGCCGTGGCCCGCCGCCTGGGGTGCGCCAAGACCGTTCCTGCCGGCCAGCGGCCGGAAGACGTGATCGCCGGCATGGCGGTCCATGCCGAAACCCCTGCCGATCTCGGCCCCTCCGACGTGGTGATCGTCTACCGGCGTCCCATCGCCATGGCCCCGGCGGGCCAGGAGGAGATCGCCTGCGTCCGCGAGGAGGGCGTGGAAATCCGGGATGCCCTGGCGCCCGTCGAGGTGGTCCGCGGGGCCGATGGCCGCGCGACGGCGCTACGTGTCATCGCCACCGACTGGAGCACCGGCAAGATGGTCGAGAAGCCGGGCACCGAGCAGGATATCGAATGCTCGCTGATCGTGGCCGCCACCGGCCAGGGGTCGGACTTCGCCGGCATCGAGGCCATCGACACCAGCGGCAAGGGGTGGACCGAGGCGGACCTCGTCTATCGGGTCAAGGGCCGCAAGAGCCATTTCGCCGGCGGCGACATGGTCAATCCGGAATTGCTGACCACCGCCATCGGACACGGTTGGAAGGCCGCGGACGCCATCGACCACTACCTGAACGGCATCGAGCGCGACAAGCCGCCACGCGTCCAGGTCAAGACCTTCGACCTGCTGGACCAGTTGACCCGTGCCGGTCTCGGGCCCTCCGACTACGACCATGCCCAGACCTGGGGTACCGACGGGGCCCGCTTCGCGGTGCACAACATCGAGGATCGCGCGTCTTCCAACATCGTTCCGGTCGAGGACCTGTTTCTCGGCTACTTCAAGACCAAATCGCGCCACCTGCGCCGCCACCGGCACGTCGACGCCGCTTCGATCGTCGGCGACCACCGGGAGCGCCTGCAGGCCCTCACCGAGGAGGATGCGGTGGCCGAGGCGGATCGCTGCATGAGCTGCGGCCTTTGCCTCGAGTGCGACACCTGCATGATCTACTGTCCGCAAACGGCGGTGTCGCGCGTCAAGAGCTCGGAAAAGACCATGGGACGCTACGTGACGACGGACTACGCCAAGTGCGTGGGTTGCGAGATATGCGTGGACGTCTGCCCGACCGGCTACATTCAGATGGGACTTGGGGAGTGA